The genomic region AACGCTATAAATACCTTTCCCTGATCACATCCCTATGGTGTTTTTGGTGCCCGCAGATGATAAAGCCCAAAGCGGCCACACTCATTTCCGAATCACTTGCCATTCCTATTCTCTTTAAATCTTCATCCAAAAAAGAGGCGAATAATGCAATGGTAGATTGCCTCACGGCAATATATTCCCTAATAACGTCATTTTTCTCCCTATGGGCAGAGTTTGAATTTGGCACATAAAGGTCTTGATCAAAGCCCGGTAAAGGGGTATCGTCTTGTCTTGCAAAACGCAAAGCCCTGTATTGGAAAATTCGTTCCGCATCAATAATATGCAACAAAACTTCCACTATGGTCCATTTTCCTGCGTGATAGGCATATTTCCATTTTTGATTGGGTATACTTTCAATAAATTTTGGAAAATTGTCTACTTGCTTTTGTAAAAGGGCTAAAAGCTCAACATCGGCCAACTTGTTGATGTACGGTTGGTAGTAACTATTGTAGGTATTGGGATGCAGCTCGGATACATTCATGGCCTAAAATTAAAAATTCCCGACCGTAATTGCTACGTATCGGGAAGTAATTTTCTAAAAAGATATTTTTATAGCTCGTTGAAAATGGTATGCATTAATCGTTTTTTATCATTAATGCTTTCTTCCAAAGAGATCATTGTCTCGGTTCTACTGATACCGTCAATATCATCAATTTTAAAAATAATATTTTTAGCATGGTTTGTATCCTTGGCTCTGATTTTACAGAAAATATTAAATTTCCCCGTAGTTATATGTGCTACCGTTACATTGGGTATCTGATTTAAACGCTCCAATACAAACTTGGTCTGGTGCGTTTTTTCAAGGAAAATACCAACATAGGCTATAAATGAATATCCTAGCTTAACGTAATCCAAAGTCAAGGACGAGCCCCTTATGATACCGGCCTCCTCCATTTTTTTTACGCGAACATGAACCGTTCCGGCAGAAATCAAAAGTTTTTTTGCAATATCCGTAAAAGGTGTTCTGGTGTTATCAATCAACATGTCCAGAATTTGGTGGTCAACTTCATCAAGTTTTACTTTACTCATACACTAAAATTTTTGACAAAAATAAAAAAATGTAGAATTAAATTCAATAAAACTTACTTTTTTTTAAAAAAAACGTAAAGATTAAGGGATAATGAAGTAGATAATTCAAATTTTATTCAAAATCTTGCTTAAAGCCATGTCGCTTTTCACTTCCTTTAAATCTTTTTCTTTTGAGCAGTCATAGACCACATGACCAAAATAATCAGTCAAGTCACCAACGTTTTCAACCATAGGTTCAAAATGAATTGAATTTTCTTTCAAAATTTCAGTGAACAATATACCTATACTATCTTTTTTACTGTAATTACTGTTTAAATGATTGGCATTTTTAACAAGAATGTCAAAGTACTTTTTGTTGTTTTCAGGGATGTCAAAGTAGGATGCTACTAAAAAATCAGTTTCAAAACCATCTTTTATCGATTTTATAGCTGCCCATAAGGCCCTAAAAATAAATTCCCTAGTTTTTTTTCGGTCATAATCCCTGGGAAAATGACCCGCTTCAAAGAGAATTGTTGGTATTGCTGTCATTTGAAAAGCATCCCCAACACAATTGGGGTTAAACGAATCATCATATCTGCCCACTTTACCCGGAATTATTTTTTGTAGAGTTTGATTTATGGCTACGATTAGTTTCATACTGGTTTCCCTAGCTGCGGAAAGCCCCCTGGTTTCATCAAAAGCTGGGGATAAAAAGGAAACCGTTGCGGGTTCTTGTGTTTCACCAACATTGAATATGGTACGTTGATCGTGCAGGTTGAAACAGAAATCTGGTCCAAAATCATCAAAAACGGCTCGTAAAACCTTGCTTTCGGGCTGACTCAAATCTTGGGCATCCCTATTTAAATCTATTCCATTGGCATTTGCCCTACTGTAAGCAAAAGCACCATCGGGATTTAAAATGGGGATTATTTTTATGGTAAAATCGTTTTTGATTTTTGAAAAGCTATCAAAATCATTATCCAAATAATGCAAAACATCCAAAACTGCCTTTGTGGTTGTAGACTCATTCCCATGCATCTGCGACCACATCAATATTTTTTTTGGTCCCGAACCCAAAGTGATGCATTTTATAACTCTTTTTTGAACTGATGTGCCAATACTATCTAGTTGAAAATTAGCGCTCCATTTTTCAAGCACGGCATCAATATGTTCGCAGGTCACATAGCGACCATTTATTGATGAAAGTTTTGCCCTATTGTAATTTATATCCAGTGCTGCTATCATCTCTTTATTCATTTGAATTACAAATGTAATCCTATTGATATTTACAAATGTAACTTGTTTTTCAAAATAAAAATGTTCTTTCCGTTTTGGGATATTACAATTGTAACCAAAAAATAGTACTGAACATAATATAATATTTAAAATACTTAAAATCAGAAATATGAATATTTTTAAATAAAGTAATACATTAAAAATAATACATTATTTTGAATTTTCAACCATTCATTAAATAACGATTATGTGTATTTTTGAACTATAATTATTTACAATGGTAAACAGTCAGGATTTTATAAAACGTTTGGAAAAAATACTCCACTACTACGACCTAACGGCTTCGACTTTTGCCGATAAGGCCGGTGTGCAACGTTCCAGTATTTCCCATTTACTTACCGGTAGAAACAAGCCTAGTTTGGAGTTTGTGATGAAAGTCGTAAAATCATTTCCAGAAGTTAACTTATACTGGTTGTTGAACGGTAAAGGGAACTTCCCTGCCATTGCATCTGAAACGTCTACCCTTGCGAAAAAAGCAGAATCCATCAACACAACAACGCCCAAATCCTCAAAATCCATTGAAAAGATTATTGTCTTTTACACCGATGGCAGTTTCAAAGCTTATGAAAATTAGCGTATTATTTGTCTAGGACATGCATGTGAATTACCTCTAAAATTCATTATTTTGTACCATGCAAAAAAGACATCTTTTCGTTTTATCGATATTCTCAATATTTTTCTCGTGCTACCAGCCCGAACGCAACTGTAAGGACTTTAAAAATGGTACTTTCACCTACACCGCAACAATAGATGGAGAAGAAAAAACAACCACATTTGTGCGTAATGGCACCGTTGAAATTGATTTTTTTGAAAGTAAAAGCGATACTTCATCCGTAAGATGGCTGAATGATTGCGAGTATATTGTAAAAAAAATGAATCCAAAAAACAAAGCCGAGGAGAAATCAATCCACATGAAAATAATGTCGACCACCAAAAATTCGTACACATTTGAGTACGGCGTCGTCGGCAGCAGCAAAAAAACCATTGGGACAGCCATTAAAACCAAATAACCATGTTCGATATTTTTACAAGTCCGGATGCCTGGATAGCCTTATTGACCCTTACTTTTCTTGAAATCGTACTTGGTATAGACAATATCATATTCATTTCAATCGCCGCAGGCAAGCTTGAAAAGAATCAACGCAAAAAAGCGACCAATATAGGTTTGGCACTGGCCATGATCATGCGTATAGTACTGCTTTTTGGTATCTCATTGCTCACAGCGATGAAGAAACCTTTTTGGATCATAGATTCGGATTGGGTCACAGGCGGTATCAGCGGGCAGGCACTTATACTTTTTGCGGGAGGTTTGTTTCTCCTTTATAAAAGTACCAAAGAAATACATGAAAAAGTTGAAGATAGGGGCCACGATGAAAGAGAGGTCAAAAATGCAAGGGGCAATACATTGACAAAGGCCATAGTTCAAATTACGGTCATCAACATAGTTTTTTCTTTTGACTCGATACTAACAGCCATTGGCATGACAAACGGAATATCACCCAACCCGAATGATGCGTTGGTATTAATGATCGTAGCCGTAGTGATATCTGTAATTATTATGATGCTCTTCGCCAATCCAGTGGGAGAATTCGTAGGTAAGCATCCTTCAATTCAAATTTTAGGGCTTTCGTTTTTGATACTTATAGGATTTATGTTGATTGCCGAGGCCGCACACATTGGGCATTTAATTGTATTTGGTAACGAAGTGGGTACCATCCCTAAAGGATACTTGTATTTTGCCATTGCTTTCTCATTAATGGTAGAGTTTTTGGATTTACGAATGAAGAAAAACAA from Costertonia aggregata harbors:
- a CDS encoding DinB family protein; translated protein: MNVSELHPNTYNSYYQPYINKLADVELLALLQKQVDNFPKFIESIPNQKWKYAYHAGKWTIVEVLLHIIDAERIFQYRALRFARQDDTPLPGFDQDLYVPNSNSAHREKNDVIREYIAVRQSTIALFASFLDEDLKRIGMASDSEMSVAALGFIICGHQKHHRDVIRERYL
- a CDS encoding Lrp/AsnC family transcriptional regulator — encoded protein: MSKVKLDEVDHQILDMLIDNTRTPFTDIAKKLLISAGTVHVRVKKMEEAGIIRGSSLTLDYVKLGYSFIAYVGIFLEKTHQTKFVLERLNQIPNVTVAHITTGKFNIFCKIRAKDTNHAKNIIFKIDDIDGISRTETMISLEESINDKKRLMHTIFNEL
- a CDS encoding M14 family metallopeptidase, whose translation is MIAALDINYNRAKLSSINGRYVTCEHIDAVLEKWSANFQLDSIGTSVQKRVIKCITLGSGPKKILMWSQMHGNESTTTKAVLDVLHYLDNDFDSFSKIKNDFTIKIIPILNPDGAFAYSRANANGIDLNRDAQDLSQPESKVLRAVFDDFGPDFCFNLHDQRTIFNVGETQEPATVSFLSPAFDETRGLSAARETSMKLIVAINQTLQKIIPGKVGRYDDSFNPNCVGDAFQMTAIPTILFEAGHFPRDYDRKKTREFIFRALWAAIKSIKDGFETDFLVASYFDIPENNKKYFDILVKNANHLNSNYSKKDSIGILFTEILKENSIHFEPMVENVGDLTDYFGHVVYDCSKEKDLKEVKSDMALSKILNKI
- a CDS encoding helix-turn-helix transcriptional regulator gives rise to the protein MVNSQDFIKRLEKILHYYDLTASTFADKAGVQRSSISHLLTGRNKPSLEFVMKVVKSFPEVNLYWLLNGKGNFPAIASETSTLAKKAESINTTTPKSSKSIEKIIVFYTDGSFKAYEN
- a CDS encoding DNA topoisomerase IV → MQKRHLFVLSIFSIFFSCYQPERNCKDFKNGTFTYTATIDGEEKTTTFVRNGTVEIDFFESKSDTSSVRWLNDCEYIVKKMNPKNKAEEKSIHMKIMSTTKNSYTFEYGVVGSSKKTIGTAIKTK
- a CDS encoding TerC family protein encodes the protein MFDIFTSPDAWIALLTLTFLEIVLGIDNIIFISIAAGKLEKNQRKKATNIGLALAMIMRIVLLFGISLLTAMKKPFWIIDSDWVTGGISGQALILFAGGLFLLYKSTKEIHEKVEDRGHDEREVKNARGNTLTKAIVQITVINIVFSFDSILTAIGMTNGISPNPNDALVLMIVAVVISVIIMMLFANPVGEFVGKHPSIQILGLSFLILIGFMLIAEAAHIGHLIVFGNEVGTIPKGYLYFAIAFSLMVEFLDLRMKKNKKPSERLSE